From one Mytilus edulis chromosome 1, xbMytEdul2.2, whole genome shotgun sequence genomic stretch:
- the LOC139516608 gene encoding GTP:AMP phosphotransferase AK3, mitochondrial-like, producing MISKIFRAVIMGPPGSGKGTISTRIVKDFNLKHLSSGDLLRSQILNKTTAGQLAKDYIDHGKLVPDNVMVDLILNELQNMKSHSWLLDGFPRTVTQAGALLKKEPIDLVVNLNVPFEVIIDRIKGRWTHAPSGRIYHTEFNPPKVQGKDDVTGEDLIQRDDDKPETVRKRLETYQNNTQPVLQYFRDHGLLEEFAGRYSNEIWPKVHSFLSTKTEPLQYTHYGE from the exons atgatttcaaaaatatttagagCAGTTATAATGGGCCCTCCTGGTTCAGGCAAGGGAACCATATCAACAAGAATTGTCAAAGATTTCAACTTGAAACATTTATCAAGTGGTGACTTGTTAAGATCTcagattttaaataaaacta CTGCCGGCCAGTTAGCTAAAGATTATATTGACCATGGGAAGTTGGTTCCTGACAATGTCATGGTGGACTTGATTTTGAATGAATTACAGAACATGAAATCTCACAGTTGGCTGTTAGatg gatttcCCAGGACAGTTACTCAGGCTGGTGCTCTACTGAAGAAGGAACCAATAGATTTGGTTGTCAATTTAAATGTTCCTTTTGAGGTTATTATTGATAGAATTAAAGGAAGATGGACTCATGCACCTAGTGGTAGAATATACCATACAGAGTTCAATCCCCCAAAAGTTCAG GGTAAAGATGATGTAACAGGAGAAGACTTAATACAAAGGGATGATGATAAACCAGAAACTGTCAGAAAACGACTagaaacatatcaaaataatacACAACCTGTACTGCAGTATTTTAG AGATCATGGACTGTTAGAAGAATTTGCTGGGAGATATTCCAATGAAATATGGCCAAAAGTACATTCCTTTTTATCCACAAAGACAGAACCATTACAGTATACGCATTATGGAGAATGA